A single region of the bacterium genome encodes:
- a CDS encoding NUDIX domain-containing protein gives MRSILVVERKHLFPGLSPQGFLPPGSVDLDALQPHLFFAERDYMERNSHYKQIIPYLVLHRGSGADARVLCYQRRSKHTERRLGGLWSLGFGGHVEPLDRDAPAVAEHGLLAVSALRELVEETGLRVPAAALAPVGFINADAQDVSSVHFGVVFRIDLDGVAGADEELLATVSAQAEPERALWLAEAALRGMTAPGAAPDGGEFEDWSRIVAAALP, from the coding sequence GTGCGCAGCATCCTGGTCGTCGAACGCAAGCACCTGTTCCCGGGCCTGAGCCCGCAGGGGTTCCTGCCGCCGGGCAGCGTCGACCTCGACGCCCTGCAGCCGCACCTGTTCTTCGCCGAGCGCGACTACATGGAGCGCAACTCCCACTACAAGCAGATCATCCCCTACCTGGTGCTGCACCGCGGGTCGGGCGCCGACGCCAGGGTCCTCTGCTACCAGCGCCGCAGCAAGCACACCGAGCGCCGCTTGGGCGGCCTGTGGTCGCTGGGCTTCGGCGGGCACGTCGAGCCCCTGGACCGCGACGCCCCCGCCGTCGCCGAGCACGGCCTGCTGGCCGTCAGCGCGCTGCGCGAGCTGGTCGAGGAGACCGGGCTGCGCGTGCCGGCGGCCGCGCTGGCGCCCGTCGGCTTTATCAACGCCGACGCGCAGGACGTCTCGAGCGTTCACTTCGGGGTCGTGTTCCGCATCGATCTCGACGGGGTCGCGGGCGCCGACGAGGAGCTGCTGGCGACCGTCAGCGCCCAGGCCGAGCCCGAGCGCGCCCTCTGGCTGGCCGAGGCCGCCCTGCGCGGCATGACGGCGCCGGGCGCGGCGCCCGACGGCGGCGAGTTCGAGGACTGGTCGCGGATCGTCGCGGCGGCGCTGCCCTGA
- a CDS encoding DNA topoisomerase IV subunit A: protein MSEKKPDREQPELAFGSARPPLPPPAAQKAAAKKPAAAAPRRAARQAARPVGGEPLLKRIAKEAGDVRTSILKGVKPTLRFPVRSLQNVTYRPGVGYFELKGREKERTLTVSTVKTFAQTLKMMSLSQELVRTDDIATKREAYYVSKNWAEARFKEQPESDAVMEDVEAFFGVNREQLGFVPEEKGGDVAGRLVVIDQDRDTGETLRIDCTRFGSGAYSIPISVETLGFETDADFILCIETAGMFQRLVKHNYWKQANCVLVSLGGVPTRACRRFVRRLADEKDIPVYVFVDGDPYGFSNIYRTLKVGSGNAAHLNEFFCVPQARFLGITPQDIIDYELPTHPLKDVDIKRAKDALKNDPFILHHKPWQLAMHQMIKMGVRAEQQALAKHGLNYVIDEYLPRKLGDVRAFLP, encoded by the coding sequence GTGTCCGAGAAGAAGCCCGACCGCGAACAGCCCGAGCTGGCCTTCGGCTCCGCCCGGCCGCCGCTGCCGCCGCCGGCCGCCCAGAAGGCCGCTGCGAAGAAGCCGGCGGCCGCGGCCCCGCGCCGCGCCGCGCGCCAGGCCGCCCGACCGGTCGGCGGCGAGCCCCTGCTGAAGCGCATCGCCAAGGAGGCGGGCGACGTCCGCACCAGCATCCTGAAGGGCGTCAAACCGACGCTGCGCTTCCCGGTGCGCTCGCTGCAGAACGTGACCTACCGGCCCGGCGTGGGCTACTTCGAGCTGAAGGGCCGCGAGAAGGAGCGCACCCTGACCGTCAGCACGGTCAAGACCTTCGCCCAGACGCTCAAGATGATGTCCCTGTCGCAGGAACTGGTCCGCACCGACGACATCGCCACCAAGCGAGAAGCCTACTACGTCAGCAAGAACTGGGCGGAGGCGCGCTTCAAGGAGCAGCCCGAGTCGGACGCGGTCATGGAGGACGTCGAGGCGTTCTTCGGGGTCAACCGCGAGCAGCTCGGCTTCGTGCCCGAGGAGAAGGGCGGCGACGTGGCGGGCCGGCTGGTGGTCATCGACCAGGACCGCGACACCGGCGAGACGCTGCGCATCGACTGCACCCGCTTCGGCAGCGGGGCCTACTCGATCCCCATCTCGGTCGAGACGCTCGGCTTCGAGACCGACGCCGACTTCATCCTCTGCATCGAGACCGCGGGCATGTTCCAGCGCCTGGTGAAACACAACTACTGGAAGCAGGCCAACTGCGTCCTGGTCTCGCTGGGGGGCGTGCCCACGCGCGCCTGCCGCCGCTTCGTGCGCCGGCTCGCCGACGAGAAGGACATCCCGGTCTACGTCTTCGTCGACGGGGACCCCTACGGCTTCTCCAACATCTACCGCACGCTCAAGGTCGGCAGCGGCAACGCCGCCCACCTCAACGAGTTCTTCTGCGTGCCGCAGGCCCGCTTCCTGGGCATCACCCCCCAGGACATCATCGACTACGAGCTGCCCACCCACCCCCTGAAGGACGTGGACATCAAACGGGCCAAGGACGCCCTGAAGAACGACCCCTTCATCCTGCACCACAAGCCGTGGCAGCTAGCCATGCATCAAATGATTAAGATGGGGGTACGCGCGGAGCAGCAGGCGCTGGCCAAGCACGGCCTCAACTACGTCATCGACGAGTACCTGCCCCGCAAGCTGGGCGACGTGAGGGCTTTCCTACCTTGA
- a CDS encoding sulfotransferase domain-containing protein, whose product MRRGWNRLHSRYWFVSFPKSGRTWTWRVVAAYLSRLHGLPAFAYPEFMPPLRRGAWRQVPRVHFAHPHCRDADPAVTARFMAGLKRKRVIVVVRDPRDVVVTYRARLCVRQRDPEALGLDLPAFVRHGTLGIGRIVDFTNQWHGAGGAVGSLLCLRFEDLRDEPLVHFPRLLGYLGIPVDEALLAEVVARTPDTTTTAVEDGGERPGAAELAYMEREMSRLDPALGYAPRTEDDR is encoded by the coding sequence TTGCGGCGCGGCTGGAACCGCCTGCACAGCCGGTACTGGTTCGTCTCCTTCCCCAAGAGCGGGCGGACCTGGACGTGGCGCGTGGTCGCCGCCTACCTGTCGCGGCTGCACGGCCTGCCCGCCTTCGCGTACCCGGAGTTCATGCCGCCGCTGCGGCGCGGCGCCTGGCGGCAGGTCCCGCGGGTCCACTTCGCCCACCCCCACTGCCGCGACGCCGACCCCGCGGTCACCGCCCGCTTCATGGCGGGGCTGAAGCGCAAGCGGGTGATCGTCGTGGTCCGCGACCCCCGCGACGTCGTGGTCACCTACCGCGCCCGGCTGTGCGTGCGGCAGCGCGACCCCGAGGCGCTCGGCCTCGACCTGCCCGCGTTCGTCCGTCACGGGACGCTCGGCATCGGACGCATCGTCGACTTCACGAACCAGTGGCACGGCGCCGGCGGCGCGGTGGGGTCGCTGCTGTGCCTGCGCTTCGAGGACCTGCGCGACGAGCCCCTGGTCCACTTCCCGCGGCTGCTCGGGTACCTGGGCATCCCCGTGGACGAGGCGTTGCTGGCGGAGGTCGTAGCCCGGACCCCCGACACGACCACGACAGCCGTCGAAGACGGCGGCGAGCGTCCGGGAGCCGCCGAACTGGCCTACATGGAGCGGGAGATGTCGCGGCTGGACCCGGCCCTGGGCTACGCTCCCCGGACGGAGGATGACCGATGA
- a CDS encoding carboxypeptidase M32 encodes MSEAYARYRERMSEIQALNSALSLLSWDQETLMPPRGLASRSTTRAALAGLVHDRATDPALGALLEGLAGAGPDAAAAANVRESLRDYRRAVRVPRDLVTELAETTTLAQQAWAEARARNAWPLFAPLLGRIVDLKRREAEALGYQDEPYDALLDEYEPGARAADLARIFAEVRTALVPLVEAARRDPADRGEDLLRGGLPVAGQDALGRHVLKDLGFDLEGGRLDLSAHPFSTQIAPGDVRLTTHYDADDLQKSLYSTIHEAGHGMYEQGLPADQVGLPLGEAVSLGVHESQSRLWENQIGRSRAFMSYLLPLLRRHFPGRFDGVAPEQLDRAVNVVRPSAIRIEADEVTYTLHIVLRMELERALLRGEIAVADLPSLWNERMRADLGVVPADDAEGVLQDIHWSFGLFGYFPTYALGNLYSAELHLAAKRDLPGLDDDIARGDFLPLLTWLRERIHRRGRELAPRELVRAATGREPGAGPYLDYLRAKFGALYAV; translated from the coding sequence ATGTCCGAAGCCTATGCCCGGTACCGCGAACGGATGTCTGAGATCCAGGCCCTGAACTCCGCCCTGTCCCTGCTGTCCTGGGACCAGGAGACGCTCATGCCGCCGCGCGGCCTCGCCTCGCGCTCCACCACGCGCGCGGCGCTGGCCGGTCTGGTGCACGACCGCGCCACCGACCCCGCCCTGGGCGCGCTGCTGGAGGGCCTCGCAGGCGCCGGCCCGGACGCCGCCGCCGCGGCCAACGTGCGCGAATCCCTGCGGGACTACCGGCGCGCGGTGCGCGTGCCGCGCGACCTGGTCACCGAGCTGGCCGAGACCACCACGCTGGCGCAGCAGGCCTGGGCCGAAGCGCGCGCCCGCAACGCATGGCCCCTGTTCGCGCCGCTTCTGGGCCGCATCGTGGACCTCAAGCGCCGCGAGGCCGAGGCCCTGGGCTACCAGGACGAACCCTACGACGCGCTGCTGGACGAGTACGAACCCGGCGCCCGCGCCGCCGACCTGGCGCGGATCTTCGCCGAGGTGCGCACCGCGCTGGTGCCGCTGGTCGAGGCCGCGCGCCGCGACCCCGCCGACCGCGGCGAGGACCTGCTGCGCGGCGGCCTGCCGGTCGCGGGCCAGGACGCGCTGGGCCGCCACGTCCTGAAGGACCTGGGGTTCGACCTCGAGGGGGGGCGGCTCGACCTCTCGGCCCACCCCTTCTCCACGCAGATCGCGCCGGGCGACGTGCGCCTGACGACCCACTACGACGCCGACGACCTGCAGAAATCCCTCTACTCCACGATCCACGAGGCCGGCCACGGCATGTACGAGCAGGGGCTGCCCGCCGACCAGGTCGGCCTGCCCCTGGGCGAGGCCGTGAGCCTGGGCGTCCACGAGTCGCAGTCGCGGCTGTGGGAGAACCAGATCGGGCGCTCGCGCGCGTTCATGAGCTACCTGCTGCCGCTGCTGCGCCGGCACTTCCCGGGGCGCTTCGACGGCGTCGCGCCCGAGCAGCTCGACCGCGCCGTGAACGTGGTGCGCCCCTCGGCGATCCGCATCGAGGCCGACGAGGTGACCTACACCCTGCACATCGTGCTGCGCATGGAGCTGGAACGGGCCCTGCTGCGCGGAGAAATCGCCGTCGCGGACCTGCCCTCGCTGTGGAACGAGCGGATGCGCGCCGACCTGGGCGTGGTCCCGGCCGACGACGCCGAGGGCGTCCTGCAGGACATCCACTGGTCGTTCGGGCTGTTCGGGTACTTCCCGACCTACGCCTTGGGCAACCTCTACTCGGCTGAGCTGCACCTCGCCGCGAAGCGGGACCTGCCGGGCCTGGACGACGACATCGCGCGCGGCGATTTCCTGCCGCTGCTGACCTGGCTGCGCGAGCGCATCCACCGGCGCGGGCGCGAGCTGGCGCCGCGGGAGCTGGTGCGCGCGGCGACGGGGCGCGAGCCCGGCGCCGGCCCCTACCTCGACTACCTGCGCGCCAAGTTCGGCGCGCTGTACGCCGTCTGA
- a CDS encoding sulfotransferase, with protein sequence MIKFALLADRRSGTTLMIDCLNNLPRVHCEKRVFGIDKRIANPTKDHESGLFFLYRTETWQRRLRYLTGRRAMIRDYLDERIFVQEGDRDVRGFRLIYDKADQHPEILDGLRGRDVRVIHLVRENVLKTFISFKTAPLHKMHHPREGDAIRTVKLRLDPATLVAELRQRARRIERMRGAAAGFATLEVVYESFVRDRQAEAARIQPFLGLDEVLPFRSDLVKINPDRFDDLVENHQEIRRVLAGTEFERFIDG encoded by the coding sequence ATGATCAAGTTCGCCCTGCTGGCCGACCGGCGCTCCGGCACCACGCTGATGATCGACTGCCTGAACAACCTGCCGCGCGTGCACTGCGAGAAGCGCGTGTTCGGCATCGACAAGCGGATCGCCAACCCGACGAAGGACCACGAGAGCGGCCTGTTCTTCCTGTACCGCACCGAAACCTGGCAACGGCGCCTGCGCTACCTCACCGGGCGGCGCGCCATGATCCGCGACTACCTCGACGAGCGCATCTTCGTCCAGGAGGGCGACCGGGACGTCCGCGGGTTCCGGCTGATCTACGACAAGGCCGACCAGCACCCCGAGATCCTCGACGGCCTGCGCGGCCGCGACGTCCGGGTGATCCACCTCGTGCGCGAGAACGTCCTGAAGACGTTCATCTCGTTCAAGACGGCGCCGCTGCACAAGATGCACCACCCGCGCGAGGGGGACGCGATCCGGACCGTGAAGCTGAGGCTCGATCCCGCGACCCTGGTCGCGGAGCTGCGCCAGCGCGCGCGGCGGATCGAGCGCATGCGCGGCGCGGCGGCCGGCTTCGCGACGCTCGAGGTGGTCTACGAGAGCTTCGTCCGGGACCGCCAGGCGGAGGCCGCCCGCATCCAGCCCTTCCTGGGGTTGGACGAGGTCCTCCCCTTCCGGTCCGACCTCGTGAAGATCAATCCCGACCGCTTCGACGACCTGGTCGAGAACCACCAGGAGATCCGCCGCGTCCTCGCCGGCACGGAGTTCGAGCGGTTCATCGACGGCTGA
- a CDS encoding M48 family metallopeptidase — translation MRHPHRNTAPMLALTLALLAGCATTGPHGEQSLILIDTPTEIQMGVETDVGIRQEYPVHTGAALNAYVAEVGARVAAHSERKDVQYTFTLLESDIVNAFAAPGGYIYVTTGLLKAAHDESELAGVMAHELGHVIGRHSVRQIQQAMGMQMAAELLLGDTQGAAWQQVAGLGAGLFTMKNSRDHEFQADQFGVKYLVAAGYDPEGIVRFFQTLVEMNGEGAGGAAGWFSTHPATGERITRAREEIALYDLGNSPRNRYQDRFQQATARLRG, via the coding sequence ATGAGACACCCCCATCGCAACACGGCGCCCATGCTGGCGCTGACCCTGGCCCTGCTGGCGGGCTGCGCCACCACCGGCCCGCACGGCGAGCAGAGCCTGATCCTGATCGACACCCCCACCGAGATCCAGATGGGCGTGGAGACCGACGTCGGCATCCGCCAGGAGTACCCGGTCCACACCGGCGCCGCCCTGAACGCCTACGTCGCCGAGGTGGGCGCGCGCGTGGCTGCGCACAGCGAGCGCAAGGACGTCCAGTACACCTTCACGCTGCTCGAGAGCGACATCGTCAACGCCTTCGCCGCCCCCGGGGGGTACATCTACGTGACCACCGGCCTGCTGAAGGCCGCCCACGACGAGTCCGAGCTGGCCGGCGTCATGGCCCACGAGCTGGGCCACGTCATCGGCCGCCACTCCGTGCGCCAGATCCAGCAGGCGATGGGCATGCAGATGGCCGCCGAGCTGCTGCTCGGCGACACCCAGGGCGCCGCCTGGCAGCAGGTGGCCGGCCTGGGCGCCGGGCTGTTCACGATGAAGAACAGCCGCGACCACGAGTTCCAGGCCGACCAGTTCGGCGTCAAGTACCTCGTCGCCGCGGGCTACGATCCCGAGGGCATCGTGCGGTTCTTCCAGACCCTGGTCGAGATGAACGGCGAAGGCGCGGGCGGCGCCGCCGGCTGGTTCAGCACCCACCCGGCGACGGGAGAGCGGATCACGCGCGCCCGCGAGGAGATCGCGCTCTACGATCTCGGCAACTCGCCGCGCAACCGCTACCAGGACCGCTTCCAGCAGGCGACCGCGCGGCTGCGCGGCTGA